A genomic stretch from Streptomyces venezuelae ATCC 10712 includes:
- a CDS encoding chitinase C-terminal domain-containing protein, producing MLSPTTKRASLLASGAAVAGLLLSSLSGGVSYAADNESCRPDGLYKTPGVDVPYCSVYDTEGREKMGADHQRRVIGYFTGWRDGKNGQPAYLAKDIPWDKITHINYAFGHIGGDNKLSVGTDGPNNAATGMTWPGVAGAEMDPAYAYKGHFNLLNKFKKQHPNVKTLISVGGWAETGGYFADNGDRVNSGGFYSMATNADGSVNQAGIDTFAASAVDFIRKYGFNGVDIDYEYPTTMKDAGNPLDWQLANARRAGLVQGYAALMKSLREKLDTAGATDGKHYLLTVAAPSSGYLLRGMETFQMQKYLDYVNIMSYDLHGAWNEYVGPNASLFDDGKDGELAAANVYGSAQYGNIGYLNTDWAYHYFRGSMPAGRINIGLPYYTRGHKNVQGGTDGLWGKATATTCPAGAGLTKCGDGATGIDNLWHDKDTNGVESPAGSNPMWHAKNLEKGIVGDYVTQYGFPANTTLTGTYARKYDSTLVAPWLWNAQKKVFLSTEDEQSVAAKADYVVNKGIGGTMVWEMAGDYAWNATKGQYEMGSTLTSLMYDKFKAATPYGAKKSNKALPTQAVKIDAQFTEFKLGDSNYPITPKIKITNNTATALPGGTEFQFDYGTSAPANASDQSGFGTKVISSDHTGSNVGGLKGDFHRVSLKLPAWQSLAPGATVDLAFNYYLPVSTPSNWTVNINGTTYALAGDLARGTTVVEPGTTTPPTTPPTTPPTTPPTTPPTTPPTTPPTTPPTGCGTVPAYVAGTVYNSGNEVSHNGRKYRAQWWTQNETPGTTGEWGVWKDLGPC from the coding sequence GTGTTGTCCCCCACCACGAAGAGAGCCTCGCTGCTCGCTTCCGGCGCGGCGGTCGCCGGACTTCTGCTCAGCTCGCTCTCCGGCGGCGTCTCGTACGCGGCCGACAACGAGTCCTGTCGCCCCGACGGGCTCTACAAGACCCCCGGCGTCGACGTCCCGTACTGCTCGGTCTACGACACCGAGGGCCGCGAGAAGATGGGCGCGGACCACCAGCGCCGGGTCATCGGCTACTTCACCGGCTGGCGCGACGGCAAGAACGGCCAGCCCGCGTACCTGGCCAAGGACATCCCGTGGGACAAGATCACCCACATCAACTACGCCTTCGGGCACATCGGCGGCGACAACAAGCTCTCCGTCGGCACGGACGGTCCCAACAACGCGGCCACCGGGATGACCTGGCCCGGTGTCGCCGGAGCCGAGATGGACCCCGCGTACGCCTACAAGGGCCACTTCAACCTGCTCAACAAGTTCAAGAAGCAGCACCCGAACGTGAAGACGCTGATCTCGGTCGGCGGCTGGGCCGAGACCGGCGGCTACTTCGCGGACAACGGCGACCGGGTCAACTCCGGCGGCTTCTACTCGATGGCCACCAACGCCGACGGTTCGGTCAACCAGGCCGGGATCGACACCTTCGCCGCCTCGGCCGTCGACTTCATCCGGAAGTACGGGTTCAACGGCGTCGACATCGACTACGAGTACCCGACGACCATGAAGGACGCCGGCAACCCGCTCGACTGGCAGCTCGCCAACGCGCGCCGCGCCGGACTCGTGCAGGGCTACGCCGCCCTCATGAAGTCCCTGCGCGAGAAGCTGGACACGGCGGGCGCCACCGACGGCAAGCACTACCTGCTCACCGTCGCCGCCCCCTCCTCCGGCTACCTGCTGCGCGGCATGGAGACCTTCCAGATGCAGAAGTATCTGGACTACGTCAACATCATGTCCTACGACCTGCACGGCGCCTGGAACGAATACGTCGGGCCCAACGCCTCCCTCTTCGACGACGGCAAGGACGGCGAGCTCGCCGCCGCCAACGTCTACGGCTCGGCGCAGTACGGCAACATCGGCTACCTCAACACCGACTGGGCGTACCACTACTTCCGCGGCTCGATGCCGGCCGGCCGCATCAACATCGGCCTGCCCTACTACACCCGCGGTCACAAGAACGTGCAGGGCGGCACCGACGGTCTGTGGGGCAAGGCCACCGCGACCACCTGCCCGGCCGGCGCCGGCCTGACCAAGTGCGGTGACGGCGCCACCGGCATCGACAACCTGTGGCACGACAAGGACACCAACGGCGTCGAGTCGCCCGCCGGCTCCAACCCGATGTGGCACGCCAAGAACCTCGAGAAGGGGATCGTCGGCGACTACGTCACGCAGTACGGCTTCCCGGCGAACACCACCCTGACCGGCACCTACGCCCGCAAGTACGACTCGACCCTGGTCGCGCCGTGGCTGTGGAACGCGCAGAAGAAGGTCTTCCTCTCCACCGAGGACGAGCAGTCGGTGGCCGCCAAGGCCGACTACGTGGTCAACAAGGGCATCGGCGGCACGATGGTCTGGGAGATGGCCGGCGACTACGCCTGGAACGCCACCAAGGGCCAGTACGAGATGGGCTCCACGCTCACCTCGCTGATGTACGACAAGTTCAAGGCGGCCACCCCGTACGGCGCGAAGAAGTCGAACAAGGCGCTGCCGACCCAGGCCGTGAAGATCGACGCCCAGTTCACCGAGTTCAAGCTGGGCGACTCGAACTACCCCATCACCCCGAAGATCAAGATCACCAACAACACCGCGACCGCCCTCCCCGGCGGCACGGAGTTCCAGTTCGACTACGGCACCTCGGCCCCGGCCAACGCCTCCGACCAGTCCGGCTTCGGCACCAAGGTCATCAGCAGCGACCACACGGGCAGCAACGTCGGCGGCCTGAAGGGCGACTTCCACCGGGTCTCCCTGAAGCTCCCGGCCTGGCAGTCGCTGGCCCCGGGCGCCACGGTCGACCTGGCGTTCAACTACTACCTGCCGGTGTCCACCCCCTCCAACTGGACGGTGAACATCAACGGCACGACGTACGCCCTCGCCGGCGACCTGGCGCGCGGCACGACGGTGGTGGAGCCGGGCACGACGACCCCGCCGACCACCCCGCCCACCACGCCTCCCACCACCCCGCCGACGACTCCCCCGACGACCCCGCCGACCACGCCCCCGACCACGCCGCCCACCGGCTGCGGCACGGTCCCGGCGTACGTGGCCGGCACGGTCTACAACTCGGGCAACGAGGTCTCCCACAACGGCCGCAAGTACCGGGCCCAGTGGTGGACCCAGAACGAGACGCCCGGCACGACCGGCGAGTGGGGCGTCTGGAAGGACCTCGGTCCCTGCTGA
- a CDS encoding SDR family oxidoreductase: protein MGTILVTGGTGTLGRPVCERLRADGHEVRVLSRHSLPYAVDLRQGGSLLYRALDGVDAVVHCSNIRRGDRDAARVLIDATRRTAVPHLLYVSIVGVDRVPLDYFRTKYAVERMIQASGIGWTLLRTTQFHDLLLQLFQGLAKPPVMPLPKDLRAQPLEVTEAAARLAELAAGPPVGRVEDMGGPEIRTLPDLAGSYLRAAGRRRRLVEVPLPGGTYRGLRRGEHLAPERTVGRVTFDEFLTRRFSR, encoded by the coding sequence ATGGGCACGATCCTGGTCACCGGCGGCACGGGAACCCTCGGTCGGCCCGTCTGCGAGCGGCTGCGGGCGGACGGCCACGAGGTGCGGGTGCTCAGCAGGCACTCGCTCCCCTACGCCGTGGACCTGCGACAGGGCGGGTCGCTGCTGTACCGGGCGCTCGACGGGGTGGACGCGGTCGTGCACTGCAGCAACATCCGGCGCGGCGACCGGGACGCCGCCCGCGTCCTGATCGACGCCACGCGCCGGACCGCCGTACCCCACCTGTTGTACGTCTCGATCGTCGGCGTCGACCGGGTGCCGCTCGACTACTTCCGTACCAAGTACGCGGTGGAGCGCATGATCCAGGCCTCGGGCATCGGCTGGACGCTGCTGCGCACCACCCAGTTCCACGACCTGCTCCTCCAGCTGTTCCAGGGCCTCGCCAAGCCGCCCGTGATGCCGCTGCCCAAGGACCTGCGGGCCCAGCCGCTGGAGGTGACGGAGGCGGCCGCGCGCCTCGCCGAACTGGCCGCGGGGCCGCCGGTGGGCCGGGTCGAGGACATGGGCGGCCCCGAGATCCGCACCCTTCCCGATCTCGCCGGCTCCTATCTGCGGGCGGCCGGACGCCGGCGCCGCCTGGTGGAGGTCCCCTTGCCGGGCGGGACCTACCGGGGCCTGCGGCGCGGCGAGCACCTGGCGCCGGAGCGGACGGTGGGCCGCGTGACCTTCGACGAGTTCCTGACGCGACGCTTCAGCCGCTGA
- a CDS encoding DUF2182 domain-containing protein, protein MRFDRKALAPPLRPANLLSPRELALAWSLMAALAVLAWVLVVAQAHDMGIEPGTMGMGVPLFLLLWLIMMIAMMFPSVAPVAVTWARAIGRRSTGLARASRLTQFVAGYLLVWTAFGLLAYGLLALTGDLVADHPDAGRWIGASAFLLAGLHQLGPLKTVCLRHCRSPMGTLVRYAGFRPWARDLRVGLHHGLYCLGCCWGLMIVLVPLGVMNVLAMAALAAVIFVEKLWRFGPALSLVVGVAFLVLAVLSLFQGWPLPGLEEPAGPMTETDMAPGTGHDRWGPVSG, encoded by the coding sequence GTGCGGTTCGACCGGAAGGCCCTCGCTCCGCCCCTGAGACCGGCGAATCTGCTGTCGCCGAGGGAACTCGCACTCGCCTGGTCCCTGATGGCAGCCCTCGCGGTGCTCGCCTGGGTGCTGGTGGTCGCGCAGGCGCACGACATGGGGATCGAGCCCGGCACCATGGGCATGGGCGTCCCGCTGTTCCTGCTGCTGTGGCTGATCATGATGATCGCCATGATGTTCCCGTCCGTGGCGCCGGTCGCCGTCACCTGGGCCCGGGCCATCGGCCGCCGGTCGACCGGCCTCGCCCGCGCGTCCCGGCTGACCCAGTTCGTGGCCGGCTACCTGCTGGTCTGGACGGCCTTCGGACTGCTCGCGTACGGACTCCTGGCCCTCACCGGCGACCTGGTGGCGGACCACCCCGACGCCGGGCGCTGGATCGGCGCCTCGGCGTTCCTGCTCGCGGGGCTGCACCAGCTCGGCCCGCTGAAGACGGTCTGCCTGCGGCACTGCCGCAGCCCCATGGGCACGCTCGTGCGGTACGCCGGCTTCCGGCCCTGGGCCCGGGACCTGAGGGTCGGGCTGCACCACGGTCTGTACTGCCTGGGCTGCTGCTGGGGGCTGATGATCGTCCTCGTACCGCTCGGCGTCATGAACGTCCTGGCGATGGCGGCGCTCGCGGCGGTGATCTTCGTGGAGAAGCTGTGGCGGTTCGGCCCGGCCCTCTCGCTGGTCGTCGGCGTCGCGTTCCTGGTGCTCGCCGTCCTGTCCCTGTTCCAGGGCTGGCCGCTGCCGGGCCTTGAGGAACCGGCGGGCCCGATGACGGAGACCGACATGGCGCCGGGCACGGGCCACGACCGGTGGGGGCCGGTCAGCGGCTGA
- a CDS encoding DUF1326 domain-containing protein, protein MSGTTATVPKWHVTGDWFDTCRCDVPCPCTFAQRPTYGECDGVLAWHIRDGRYGDVSLDGLNVLMLASFVGNVWAGKHSEPYAAVFLDERADSSQREALQMIFGGQAGSWPAQFGAMFGAEMRGMEYAPVEVEVADDLSSWRAVVPGRVEASGDALDGPTTPEGTRVQSVNMPGSETGPGQVVTWGRARRNHADAFGFEWSRDGQSSKHIPFDWTGP, encoded by the coding sequence ATGTCCGGGACGACGGCGACGGTTCCGAAGTGGCACGTCACGGGAGACTGGTTCGACACCTGCCGGTGCGATGTGCCCTGCCCCTGCACGTTCGCGCAGCGGCCCACGTACGGCGAGTGCGACGGCGTGCTGGCCTGGCACATCCGTGACGGCCGTTATGGGGACGTGTCACTGGACGGTCTGAACGTGCTGATGCTCGCGTCCTTCGTCGGCAACGTGTGGGCCGGTAAGCACTCCGAACCGTACGCCGCGGTCTTCCTCGACGAGCGCGCGGACAGCAGCCAGCGCGAGGCGCTGCAGATGATCTTCGGCGGGCAGGCGGGAAGCTGGCCGGCCCAGTTCGGCGCGATGTTCGGCGCGGAGATGCGCGGCATGGAGTACGCCCCGGTCGAGGTCGAGGTCGCGGACGACCTGTCGAGCTGGCGGGCGGTCGTGCCCGGCCGGGTCGAGGCGAGCGGGGACGCCCTGGACGGTCCGACGACGCCGGAGGGCACGCGGGTGCAGTCGGTGAACATGCCGGGTTCGGAGACCGGGCCCGGCCAGGTCGTGACCTGGGGCCGCGCCCGGCGGAACCACGCCGACGCCTTCGGCTTCGAGTGGAGCAGGGACGGCCAGTCGAGCAAGCACATCCCGTTCGACTGGACGGGCCCGTGA
- a CDS encoding ROK family transcriptional regulator gives MAASPSTARAINDRVALRLLQDEGPLTATQLKNLTGLSRPTVADLVERLQGSGLVHVVGESGAVRRGPNAKLYGIVADRAHLAALDVRTSSVSVTVADLLGTTLAEASVPVGDDHGTGPAVEKAVALLERTVKEAGADRLHTVAVGAPGLIDPASGELRDSTGLPAWHRRLVGVLQERLPAQVLVENETNLAAFAELREGAARDREDFVLLWLGQGVGAAVVLDGRLRRGASGGAGEIGFLPVPGTSGLPSATGCDGGFHELACASAVGTLAAAHGLDPAEALPTGHGAVLDADQAAGPDADHAAFLDALAARLAVGAAAVVSVLDPGCVVLGGETGHHGGAALAARVDAVLASLSPLRTEVRPSTLGDAAVLRGALLLARDAAQDALFGPPATGV, from the coding sequence ATGGCCGCATCCCCGAGCACCGCACGAGCCATCAACGACCGGGTCGCCCTGCGACTGCTCCAGGACGAAGGCCCGTTGACGGCCACTCAGCTCAAGAACCTCACCGGACTCTCCCGGCCCACCGTCGCCGACCTCGTCGAGCGGCTCCAGGGCTCCGGACTCGTCCACGTCGTGGGGGAGTCCGGAGCCGTACGCCGGGGCCCCAACGCCAAGCTGTACGGGATCGTCGCCGACCGCGCCCACCTCGCCGCGCTCGACGTCCGCACCAGCTCCGTCTCCGTCACCGTCGCCGACCTGCTCGGCACCACGCTCGCGGAGGCCTCCGTACCCGTCGGCGACGACCACGGCACCGGTCCCGCCGTCGAGAAGGCCGTCGCCCTCCTGGAACGGACCGTGAAGGAGGCGGGCGCCGACCGGCTGCACACCGTGGCCGTCGGCGCTCCCGGCCTCATCGACCCGGCCAGCGGCGAGCTGCGCGACTCCACCGGCCTGCCCGCCTGGCACCGCAGGCTCGTCGGCGTCCTCCAGGAGCGGCTGCCCGCCCAGGTCCTCGTCGAGAACGAGACCAACCTCGCCGCCTTCGCCGAACTCCGCGAAGGCGCGGCCCGGGACCGCGAGGACTTCGTCCTCCTCTGGCTCGGCCAGGGCGTCGGCGCCGCGGTCGTCCTCGACGGCAGACTCCGCCGGGGAGCCTCCGGCGGCGCCGGCGAGATCGGCTTCCTGCCGGTGCCGGGCACCTCGGGGCTCCCTTCGGCCACCGGCTGCGACGGCGGATTCCACGAACTGGCCTGCGCCTCCGCCGTCGGCACCCTGGCCGCCGCCCACGGCCTCGACCCGGCCGAGGCGCTCCCCACGGGCCACGGAGCGGTCCTCGACGCGGACCAGGCAGCCGGTCCCGACGCGGACCACGCCGCCTTCCTCGACGCGCTGGCCGCGCGCCTCGCCGTCGGCGCGGCGGCGGTCGTCTCCGTCCTCGACCCCGGCTGCGTGGTCCTCGGTGGGGAGACCGGCCACCACGGCGGCGCCGCGCTGGCCGCCCGGGTGGACGCGGTCCTCGCGTCCCTCTCCCCGCTCCGTACGGAGGTCAGACCGAGCACCCTGGGCGACGCGGCGGTCCTGCGCGGCGCCCTCCTGCTCGCCCGCGACGCGGCCCAGGACGCCCTCTTCGGCCCACCGGCGACGGGGGTCTAG
- a CDS encoding MFS transporter: MAAETVTSTERLRRARFAVAAVFCVHGSVTGSFATRIPWIQEHAGVSAGQLGLALAFPALGASLAMPLAGAVSHRFGARTALRGLLTLWTLALTLPSLAPNVWGLCAALFVYGATAGMSDVAMNALGVETENRLGKSIMSSLHGMWSAGALIGSAAGTVAAHLGGDARLHHLIAALVLTALGLLFCQGVLDMRSTPDEEAPPRFSLPPKSALVIGAVGFCAVFAEGASLDWSAVYLRDELGTSAGLAAASTTAFALTMTVARLAGDRVVDRFGAVRTVRVGGAVATLGGVLVVLAPHAALAMAGFGLIGLGVAVVVPLAFAAAGRSGPNPSQAIAGVATITYTSGLIAPSAIGGIADATSLVFSFGLVTLLALGLVLGAGVLRSGGAGGGETAGAKAAPEKAPGPVG; the protein is encoded by the coding sequence ATGGCGGCGGAGACCGTCACCAGCACCGAACGTCTGCGGCGGGCGCGCTTCGCCGTCGCCGCCGTGTTCTGCGTCCACGGCTCCGTGACCGGCAGTTTCGCGACCCGCATCCCCTGGATCCAGGAGCACGCGGGCGTGAGCGCCGGACAGCTCGGGCTCGCGCTCGCCTTCCCCGCCCTCGGCGCCTCGCTCGCGATGCCGCTCGCCGGGGCCGTCTCGCACCGCTTCGGCGCCCGGACCGCGCTGCGCGGTCTGCTCACGCTGTGGACGCTCGCCCTGACGCTGCCCTCGCTCGCCCCCAACGTCTGGGGGCTGTGCGCCGCGCTCTTCGTGTACGGCGCGACGGCCGGCATGTCCGACGTGGCGATGAACGCGCTGGGGGTCGAGACCGAGAACCGGCTCGGCAAGTCCATCATGTCGAGCCTGCACGGCATGTGGAGCGCGGGCGCCCTGATCGGCTCGGCGGCCGGCACGGTCGCCGCCCACCTCGGCGGCGACGCCCGCCTGCACCACCTGATCGCGGCCCTGGTCCTGACCGCCCTCGGCCTGCTCTTCTGCCAGGGCGTGCTCGACATGCGCAGCACCCCGGACGAGGAGGCGCCCCCGCGCTTCTCGCTGCCGCCGAAGTCCGCGCTGGTCATCGGCGCGGTCGGCTTCTGCGCGGTGTTCGCGGAGGGCGCCAGCCTGGACTGGTCGGCCGTCTACCTCCGGGACGAGCTGGGCACCTCCGCCGGGCTCGCGGCCGCCTCCACGACCGCCTTCGCACTGACGATGACCGTGGCACGGCTGGCCGGTGACCGGGTCGTGGACCGCTTCGGAGCGGTCCGTACGGTACGGGTCGGGGGCGCCGTCGCCACCCTCGGCGGGGTCCTGGTCGTCCTCGCCCCGCACGCCGCCCTCGCCATGGCCGGATTCGGCCTCATCGGGCTCGGGGTCGCGGTCGTCGTCCCGCTGGCCTTCGCCGCGGCCGGGCGCAGCGGCCCGAACCCCAGCCAGGCCATCGCGGGCGTCGCCACCATCACGTACACCTCGGGGCTCATCGCGCCCTCGGCGATCGGCGGCATCGCGGACGCGACCTCGCTGGTCTTCTCGTTCGGCCTGGTCACCCTGCTCGCCCTGGGTCTCGTCCTCGGCGCGGGGGTGCTCAGGTCCGGCGGCGCCGGCGGGGGCGAGACCGCGGGGGCGAAGGCGGCTCCGGAGAAGGCCCCGGGCCCGGTGGGGTGA
- a CDS encoding uracil-xanthine permease family protein: MNLGVRWTLHGDGKTPAPGAVVRPDERLSWPRTVGLGAQHVVAMFGASFVAPVLMGLDPNLAIMMSGFATAIFLLATRGTVPSYLGCSLSFVGVAAAIRASGGSSATVTGAVLVVGAVLFLAGLAVRKFGARIIHAAMPPIVTGAVVMLIGFNLAPVTAATYWPQDQWTALLVMLFTGLAVVCLRGFWSRIAIFLGLIFGYGISWIFDLAFGKINSMSASGQITDHWRLDLSGVSKADWIGLPSFHGPSFEWSAILVALPVVIALIAENAGHVKAVGEMTGKPLDDQLGTAIAADGAASMLSTAVGGPPNTTYSENIGVMAATRVYSTAAYWAAAGFALLFGLCPKFGAVVAAIPGGVLGGITVILYGMIGLLGAQIWINAKVDLRNPLNLVPAAAGIIIGVGGVKLTFTDTFELGGIALGTIVVITGYHVLRAFAPAHLKSQEPLLDSGTSSYESTSGEEPLSKN; this comes from the coding sequence ATGAACCTCGGCGTGCGCTGGACCTTGCACGGCGACGGGAAGACACCCGCTCCCGGAGCCGTCGTCCGCCCGGACGAACGGCTCTCCTGGCCCCGTACGGTCGGCCTCGGCGCCCAGCACGTGGTCGCGATGTTCGGGGCGTCGTTCGTGGCGCCGGTCCTCATGGGTCTCGACCCCAACCTCGCGATCATGATGTCCGGTTTCGCGACCGCGATCTTCCTCCTCGCGACCCGCGGCACCGTCCCCTCCTACCTGGGCTGCTCGCTCTCCTTCGTCGGTGTCGCCGCCGCCATCCGGGCCTCCGGCGGCAGCAGCGCCACGGTGACCGGCGCGGTCCTCGTCGTCGGCGCGGTGCTCTTCCTCGCCGGTCTCGCGGTCCGGAAGTTCGGCGCCCGGATCATCCACGCGGCGATGCCGCCGATCGTGACCGGCGCCGTCGTCATGCTGATCGGCTTCAACCTGGCTCCGGTGACGGCGGCGACGTACTGGCCGCAGGACCAGTGGACGGCGCTCCTCGTGATGCTGTTCACCGGCCTCGCGGTCGTCTGTCTGCGCGGCTTCTGGTCCCGGATCGCGATCTTCCTCGGGCTGATCTTCGGCTACGGCATCTCGTGGATCTTCGACCTGGCCTTCGGGAAGATCAACTCGATGTCGGCGAGCGGTCAGATCACCGACCACTGGCGGCTCGACCTCTCCGGCGTCTCCAAGGCCGACTGGATCGGCCTGCCCTCGTTCCACGGGCCGAGCTTCGAGTGGTCCGCGATCCTCGTCGCGCTGCCCGTCGTCATCGCCCTGATCGCCGAGAACGCCGGACACGTCAAGGCCGTCGGCGAGATGACCGGCAAGCCGCTCGACGACCAGCTCGGCACCGCGATCGCCGCCGACGGCGCCGCCTCGATGCTCTCCACGGCCGTGGGCGGCCCGCCGAACACCACGTACTCCGAGAACATCGGCGTCATGGCGGCCACCCGGGTCTACTCGACGGCCGCCTACTGGGCCGCCGCCGGCTTCGCCCTGCTCTTCGGGCTCTGCCCGAAGTTCGGCGCGGTCGTCGCCGCGATCCCCGGCGGCGTCCTCGGCGGCATCACCGTGATCCTGTACGGCATGATCGGCCTGCTCGGTGCCCAGATCTGGATCAACGCCAAGGTCGACCTGCGCAACCCGCTCAACCTGGTCCCGGCCGCCGCCGGCATCATCATCGGCGTCGGAGGCGTGAAGCTGACCTTCACCGACACCTTCGAGCTCGGCGGCATCGCGCTCGGCACGATCGTCGTCATCACCGGCTACCACGTGCTGCGGGCCTTCGCCCCGGCCCACCTGAAGAGCCAGGAGCCGCTCCTGGACTCCGGCACCAGCTCGTACGAGAGCACGTCCGGCGAGGAACCGCTGTCGAAGAACTGA
- a CDS encoding DUF5995 family protein yields the protein MAQTQQLGPFLAVDPVVDRMRALRAGWHPADGVAVFNRVYLTVTEEIGHVLDAGGFADRRAAATLDVRFAERYLTAVDAAAAGRPAPACWRPLFHYRRHPGVRPLQFALAGINAHIGHDLALAVVDTCRELDCAPADLEDDFDRVGDILVLLEERIREELMPGPDLLEIADPLTHLLGCWSLDRARDGAWLAARSLWQLRGLPDLAEEFTERLDRSVGLVGRMLLTPLTRP from the coding sequence ATGGCGCAGACCCAGCAGCTCGGACCGTTCCTGGCCGTCGACCCCGTGGTGGACCGGATGCGGGCACTCCGCGCGGGCTGGCACCCCGCCGACGGGGTGGCCGTCTTCAACCGGGTCTACCTGACCGTCACCGAGGAGATCGGCCACGTCCTCGACGCCGGCGGCTTCGCCGACCGGCGGGCCGCCGCCACCCTCGACGTACGGTTCGCGGAGCGCTATCTGACGGCGGTCGACGCCGCGGCCGCCGGCCGCCCCGCCCCCGCCTGCTGGCGGCCCCTGTTCCACTACCGCCGGCATCCCGGCGTACGGCCGCTGCAGTTCGCGCTGGCCGGGATCAACGCCCACATCGGGCACGACCTGGCCCTCGCCGTCGTCGACACCTGCCGCGAGCTGGACTGCGCGCCCGCCGACCTGGAGGACGACTTCGACCGGGTCGGCGACATCCTCGTCCTCCTGGAGGAGCGCATCCGGGAGGAACTGATGCCGGGCCCGGACCTCCTGGAGATCGCGGACCCGCTGACGCATCTGCTCGGCTGCTGGAGCCTCGACCGGGCCCGCGACGGGGCCTGGCTGGCCGCGCGCTCGCTGTGGCAGCTGCGCGGCCTGCCCGACCTGGCCGAGGAGTTCACCGAACGCCTCGACCGGTCGGTGGGCCTGGTGGGACGGATGCTGCTCACGCCCCTGACCAGGCCCTGA
- a CDS encoding flavin monoamine oxidase family protein: protein MTSTVPTTAVPHSDGQPPITMFGPDFPYAYDDFLAHPAGLGQIPATEHGTEVAVIGGGLSGIIAAYELMKMGLKPVVYEADQIGGRLRTVGFEGTATEGLTAEMGAMRFPPSSTALQHYIDLVGLETTPFPNPLAESTPSTVVDLKGESHYATTVDDLPQVYRDVMNAWNACLDEGADFSDMNQAMRERDVPRIREIWSRLVEKLDNQTFYGFLCESESFKSFRHREIFGQVGFGTGGWDTDFPNSILEILRVVYTEADDHHRGIVGGSQQLPLRLWEREPEKIVHWAQGTSLSSLHGGTPKPAVTRLNRTAGNRITVTDASGDIRTYQAAIFTAQSWMLLSKIACDDSLFPIDHWTAIERTHYMESSKLFVPVDRPFWLDKDEETGRDVMSMTLTDRMTRGTYLLDDGPDKPATICLSYTWCDDSLKWLPLSANERMEVMLKSLGEIYPKVDIRKHIIGNPVTVSWENEPYFMGAFKANLPGHYRYQRRLFTHFMQDRLPEDKRGIFLAGDDISWTAGWAEGAVQTALNAVWGVMHHFGGATDATNPGPGDVYDEIAPVELPED from the coding sequence ATGACGTCCACGGTGCCCACGACCGCCGTCCCCCACAGCGACGGCCAGCCGCCGATCACCATGTTCGGTCCGGACTTCCCGTACGCCTACGACGACTTCCTGGCCCACCCGGCCGGGCTCGGCCAGATACCCGCGACCGAGCACGGCACCGAGGTCGCCGTCATCGGCGGCGGGCTCTCCGGCATCATCGCGGCCTACGAGCTGATGAAGATGGGCCTCAAGCCCGTCGTCTACGAGGCCGACCAGATCGGTGGCCGGCTGCGTACCGTCGGCTTCGAGGGCACCGCCACCGAGGGCCTCACCGCCGAGATGGGCGCCATGCGCTTCCCGCCCTCCTCGACCGCCCTCCAGCACTACATCGACCTGGTCGGCCTGGAGACCACGCCGTTCCCGAACCCGCTGGCCGAGTCGACCCCGTCGACCGTCGTCGACCTGAAGGGCGAGTCGCACTACGCCACCACCGTCGACGACCTCCCGCAGGTCTACCGCGACGTGATGAACGCGTGGAACGCCTGCCTCGACGAGGGCGCCGACTTCTCCGACATGAACCAGGCCATGCGCGAGCGCGACGTCCCGCGCATCCGCGAGATCTGGTCCAGGCTCGTCGAGAAGCTCGACAACCAGACCTTCTACGGCTTCCTCTGCGAGTCGGAGTCCTTCAAGTCCTTCCGGCACCGCGAGATCTTCGGTCAGGTCGGCTTCGGCACCGGCGGCTGGGACACCGACTTCCCCAACTCCATCCTGGAGATCCTCCGGGTCGTCTACACCGAGGCCGACGACCACCACCGCGGCATCGTGGGCGGCTCGCAGCAGCTGCCGCTGCGCCTGTGGGAGCGCGAGCCGGAGAAGATCGTCCACTGGGCGCAGGGCACCTCGCTCAGCTCCCTCCACGGGGGCACGCCCAAGCCGGCCGTGACCCGCCTCAACCGGACCGCCGGGAACCGCATCACGGTCACCGACGCCTCCGGCGACATCCGCACCTACCAGGCGGCGATCTTCACCGCCCAGTCCTGGATGCTGCTCTCCAAGATCGCCTGCGACGACTCGCTCTTCCCGATCGACCACTGGACGGCGATCGAGCGCACCCACTACATGGAGTCCTCGAAGCTGTTCGTGCCCGTCGACCGGCCGTTCTGGCTGGACAAGGACGAGGAGACCGGCCGGGACGTCATGTCGATGACGCTGACCGACCGGATGACCCGCGGCACGTACCTCCTGGACGACGGCCCGGACAAGCCGGCCACCATCTGCCTCTCGTACACCTGGTGCGACGACAGCCTGAAGTGGCTGCCGCTCTCGGCGAACGAGCGGATGGAGGTCATGCTGAAGTCGCTCGGCGAGATCTACCCCAAGGTCGACATCCGGAAGCACATCATCGGCAACCCGGTGACGGTCTCCTGGGAGAACGAGCCCTACTTCATGGGCGCGTTCAAGGCGAACCTGCCCGGTCACTACCGCTACCAGCGGCGCCTGTTCACCCACTTCATGCAGGACCGGCTGCCCGAGGACAAGCGGGGCATCTTCCTCGCGGGCGACGACATCTCGTGGACGGCCGGCTGGGCCGAGGGCGCGGTGCAGACGGCGCTCAACGCGGTCTGGGGCGTGATGCACCACTTCGGCGGCGCCACCGACGCCACCAACCCGGGCCCGGGCGACGTGTACGACGAGATCGCGCCGGTCGAGCTGCCGGAGGACTGA